A single region of the Biomaibacter acetigenes genome encodes:
- a CDS encoding patatin-like phospholipase family protein — MQRPVVGLALGSGAAKGYAHIGVLQVFEREKIPVDLIVGSSIGSLIGALYASGINPVLLERLAYQIRRRHWVDISVPKKGLIAGNKIETILKLLTKNMDFEQLKIPLGVMATDLCSKKSILIKEGNVASAVKASIAIPGIFCPVEVGGKILVDGGVLERVPGSQARMMGAELVIGVELGFGNYSPPKNIYDILIQTFDVMGREIQTLKQYDCDVLITPELSDVDGLAFNQVEKCICEGRKAAEKALPQILKYLRKKVGALEK, encoded by the coding sequence ATGCAAAGACCGGTGGTAGGTTTGGCGCTTGGCTCCGGTGCAGCAAAAGGTTATGCCCATATCGGGGTGTTACAGGTGTTTGAGCGGGAGAAAATACCGGTGGATCTGATAGTGGGTTCAAGTATAGGAAGCTTGATAGGGGCTCTTTATGCGTCAGGCATAAATCCTGTTTTGCTGGAACGTCTGGCCTATCAGATACGAAGGAGGCATTGGGTGGACATTTCCGTTCCCAAAAAGGGCCTTATTGCCGGCAATAAGATCGAAACAATTTTAAAATTACTCACAAAGAATATGGATTTTGAACAGCTTAAGATTCCGCTTGGAGTAATGGCCACAGATCTTTGCTCCAAAAAAAGTATATTAATAAAGGAGGGCAATGTAGCATCGGCGGTGAAGGCCAGTATAGCTATACCGGGAATATTCTGCCCTGTGGAGGTAGGGGGTAAAATCCTGGTGGATGGAGGAGTGCTGGAAAGGGTTCCAGGAAGCCAGGCCAGAATGATGGGGGCTGAACTTGTGATAGGAGTTGAACTGGGTTTTGGTAACTATTCACCCCCAAAAAATATTTATGATATACTCATTCAAACTTTTGATGTGATGGGAAGGGAAATACAGACATTGAAACAATATGATTGCGACGTTTTGATTACCCCTGAACTTTCCGATGTGGACGGCCTTGCTTTTAACCAGGTTGAAAAATGTATTTGTGAAGGCCGTAAGGCTGCAGAAAAAGCCCTCCCCCAGATTTTGAAATATTTGAGAAAGAAGGTTGGCGCCCTTGAAAAGTAG